From Pusillibacter faecalis, one genomic window encodes:
- a CDS encoding DUF2812 domain-containing protein, protein MEAYLQDMSQQGWRLKWCRGILAGFEQEAGEPVRYAVDPYAMTSLIHFRRYPGSRLYERMQEGWTGAGRSKGCQILRTTNTSLQSPVPAEDQTSLIRNTCRLASLLIVLFILGMGGFLLSKPAVVYTLILTNLYLVVAAIAAFLLVYHACNLLLLLLPERSPSNPRLCKRYLLHSGILLLLLLAAVLLMLGGRNDMMIYLLLPILVIIIGSIALKILSHHVDSHKLFPAVVFMGVVLFGLIIFANTRLSASSTQWTAQRQEELLAHADSLPVLHLADFGDTSEMQNAVQTNQSLLGSNLLYAEESETGYVFTNYTTTRSVFLAEQIFQYLYQQAQADFGEVFVEKTAGDLTYYALENANTYLLQRNAAVYFCTFPSEAEPEEMFQLLFARETPSA, encoded by the coding sequence ATGGAGGCTTATCTGCAAGATATGTCACAGCAGGGCTGGCGCCTGAAATGGTGCAGAGGCATTCTCGCCGGCTTTGAACAGGAAGCCGGCGAACCCGTGCGCTATGCGGTGGACCCCTATGCCATGACCTCCCTGATCCATTTCAGAAGATACCCTGGGTCTCGTCTCTATGAGCGCATGCAGGAGGGCTGGACAGGGGCCGGACGGAGCAAAGGCTGCCAGATTCTCCGCACCACAAACACCTCGCTGCAAAGCCCTGTCCCCGCCGAGGACCAAACATCTCTCATTCGAAATACCTGCCGGCTGGCATCTTTGCTCATTGTGTTGTTTATCCTGGGCATGGGCGGCTTTTTACTTTCCAAGCCAGCGGTGGTCTATACCCTGATCCTGACAAATTTGTACCTGGTGGTGGCGGCAATCGCGGCATTTCTGCTGGTGTATCATGCCTGCAACCTTCTGTTGCTTCTCCTGCCTGAACGCTCACCCAGCAACCCGCGCCTTTGCAAGCGCTATCTGCTGCACAGCGGAATTCTGCTGCTGTTGCTACTTGCGGCAGTTTTACTGATGCTGGGTGGCCGCAACGACATGATGATATACCTGCTTCTCCCCATTCTGGTCATCATCATTGGCTCTATAGCCCTGAAAATACTCTCTCACCATGTGGACTCCCACAAGCTTTTTCCCGCCGTGGTATTCATGGGTGTTGTGTTATTTGGTCTGATTATTTTTGCCAACACTCGTCTGAGCGCCTCCAGCACACAGTGGACCGCTCAGCGGCAGGAAGAGCTGCTCGCCCATGCGGACAGCCTGCCGGTGCTGCACTTGGCGGACTTTGGAGATACCTCTGAGATGCAGAATGCCGTACAGACCAACCAATCCCTCCTGGGCAGCAATCTGTTATACGCAGAGGAATCTGAGACTGGCTATGTTTTCACCAATTACACCACAACCCGCAGCGTTTTTCTGGCGGAGCAGATCTTCCAGTACCTCTATCAGCAGGCACAGGCGGACTTTGGAGAAGTTTTTGTTGAAAAAACAGCGGGAGACTTGACCTATTATGCCCTAGAAAACGCCAATACCTATCTCCTCCAGCGAAACGCTGCTGTTTACTTCTGTACCTTCCCCTCAGAGGCGGAGCCAGAGGAAATGTTCCAGCTCCTCTTTGCTCGGGAAACACCCTCCGCATAG
- a CDS encoding RraA family protein codes for MMQFNNYEDIVQMTPLWKGDRFPDGRPRVADSVLARLRSMSIEEVWRLAWMKLNNYQFQGDFKCTHSTMKPTVGRAVTATFVPIREDLEIAMMRQAKSQGMKGMYNQWVVDSLVEDDVFVADLFDKTEYGTLVGGNLATVIRQKTKRGGAVVWGSIRDVQQIRDIDDINIFYRGFHPSPIRDICLTGFNSPCRIGHATCLPGDVVYACECGVCFIPPHMAEEVAEDAEKVHIRDIFGFQRIHEGKYSATAIDEFPWKIEIFEDFMNWLKTDERAAPYRHLTWEKERQLIIDRRDLEHERYNLDSCRKDLCDV; via the coding sequence ATGATGCAATTTAACAATTATGAGGATATTGTCCAGATGACTCCCCTCTGGAAAGGTGACCGTTTTCCAGATGGCCGTCCTCGTGTGGCCGACAGCGTCTTGGCGCGTTTGCGGAGCATGAGCATTGAAGAAGTCTGGCGTTTGGCCTGGATGAAGCTAAATAATTACCAATTCCAGGGTGACTTTAAGTGCACGCATAGCACGATGAAGCCCACTGTCGGTCGGGCAGTGACCGCAACCTTTGTGCCTATCCGAGAAGATTTGGAAATCGCCATGATGCGGCAGGCGAAGTCCCAGGGTATGAAAGGCATGTACAACCAGTGGGTGGTTGATAGTTTGGTCGAGGACGATGTCTTCGTGGCCGATCTGTTTGACAAGACCGAGTACGGCACTCTTGTGGGCGGAAATCTGGCAACCGTGATTCGCCAGAAGACTAAGCGCGGCGGCGCCGTAGTGTGGGGCAGCATTCGTGATGTCCAGCAGATCCGCGATATCGACGATATCAACATCTTTTACCGCGGGTTCCACCCCTCCCCCATTCGTGACATTTGCTTGACCGGATTCAACTCCCCCTGTCGGATCGGCCACGCAACCTGCCTTCCCGGCGATGTGGTATACGCCTGCGAGTGCGGTGTGTGTTTTATTCCCCCTCACATGGCTGAGGAGGTTGCGGAGGATGCCGAGAAGGTCCATATCCGTGATATCTTTGGTTTCCAACGCATTCACGAGGGCAAATACTCCGCCACCGCCATTGATGAGTTCCCTTGGAAAATCGAGATCTTCGAGGACTTTATGAACTGGCTGAAAACTGACGAGAGAGCCGCTCCCTATCGCCATCTCACCTGGGAAAAAGAACGCCAGCTGATCATTGACCGTCGGGATCTGGAGCATGAGCGCTACAACTTGGATTCCTGCCGCAAGGACCTTTGTGATGTCTGA